From the genome of Papilio machaon chromosome 9, ilPapMach1.1, whole genome shotgun sequence, one region includes:
- the LOC123721249 gene encoding uncharacterized protein LOC123721249, translating to MNIKNISALIEALLLEELPDCDEDSDAGVSDDEVENLQVPSPCGFDEVFEKALDSIFAEVPPSSPPNENVMECPINQESTSKVQTDLLSANTSSHRTNQRLHEPNRKWKKRNLDTILPEYIADTKVVEDCFAHCTTPTDIFLVLIGDIIDNIVYQSNHYATQKGKVLNLKKEELLTFIGMNFFMGYNTRPAWRDHYSSAPDLNRWLIRSIKNFKKCIMVLAS from the coding sequence atgaacattaaaaacattagtGCTCTGATTGAAGCTCTGTTATTAGAAGAACTTCCGGACTGCGACGAAGATTCTGATGCAGGCGTGTCCGATGATGAAGTTGAAAATCTTCAAGTACCCTCACCATGTGGCTTCGATGAGGTTTTCGAAAAAGCTCTAGACAGTATCTTTGCCGAAGTTCCGCCGTCGTCGCCgccaaatgaaaatgtaatggAGTGCCCTATAAATCAGGAATCCACATCTAAAGTTCAGACTGATCTTCTATCTGCAAATACGTCTTCACACCGAACTAACCAGCGATTACACGAACCAAACCGTAAATGGAAAAAGAGGAACCTAGACACAATTTTACCAGAATACATTGCAGATACTAAAGTTGTAGAAGACTGTTTTGCTCACTGTACAACACCAactgatatatttttagtattgaTTGGAGATATTATTGACAATATCGTATACCAAAGTAACCATTATGCCACTCAGAAAGGCAAGGTATTGAACCTGAAAAAGGAGGAACTTCTAACATTTATaggtatgaatttttttatggGTTACAATACTCGTCCGGCGTGGAGAGACCATTACTCTTCGGCACCTGATCTCAACCGATGGTTGATTCgctcaataaaaaatttcaagaaGTGTATCATGGTACTCGCGAGCTGA